Within Pseudomonas brassicacearum, the genomic segment AACCAAAGGAGCACAGTGAAAAACGTTTACGGGCCGCTCAGATGCATTCCTGTGCGGCGCGTTCGAAACTCGAAGGCAGGAGGTTGGAGGCCAGCAAATGCCGCTCGTAGATGAACACCTTGCCGCCGCTGCCGGCCTTGTAGGCTTCCAGCACGTTGTCTGCCGAGACTTTGCTCGGCACCACGATGCGGTAGCTGCGCTGGGTCTGCGAGACCATCGGGTTGCCCTGCAATTTCGGCACGACGCATTCAGCGTATTGGGCCGGTGTCTTGCTGGTCTGCAAGGTCAGGGTCGGATTGTTCGGTGCCGAGACACAACCGGCCAGCAACAACGGGAAAAACGCCAGGGGAAGCAAAAATAAAGGGCGCATGGGTGGGGTCCTGAAAATAAAATAGTGGGCTGCGTATTCGATGGCGTTGATTTTCCAATGATTGTCGGCAAAGCAGAACTTGCATTTCGTAATGGTCACTATTACTCCTAGCAATAGTTGCAAGCCGAGAAAGATTGAGGGGGTATAGCCATGAGAACGTTTGATCTGATTCGCGACGCGGTATTGCCCGACTTCCGTGAGCGGGTGGCTGATTACCTGATCCAGTACGAAAGCGTGCTGCTAAGCAAGACCGAACTCGATCCGGAGCTCAAGCGGGCCACGGCCAATCAACTGCGCGGTTATTTGCGCGGGTTGAACACCACTCGGGTACTGGGCATGGCGGATTGGGAGGAGCTGGATCGGCGGGTGGTGGATACGTGGCTTTTGACAGGCTGATCCCCTGACTCTGGATTCCTCTGGCACGAGCCATGGCTCGGCAAATGTGCCAAACGGTCCAAGACAGCGGTTGGCGGCAACTAGCCGCCGACGGCGAGGACACCGTATTGCTGGATTCGGGCACCTTGAGCCAGAACAACGCCCAACGCTCGATATGGGCAGGCATCGACTATGCGCGCCTGCGCCTGGATGAAACGAAAGCAAGCCCTACGATCGCCGGTTCGAGCGTGTAGAAATCAATTGCGCAACCCGCCAAGCCAGCACCCGCCTGACTTATCGTTTAAGCGACCAAGGCCTGCTGCCGCCACCCGGCCAGCCACTCGACAGTGCATTCGACGCAGCGCAACGCGCTCAGTTGATTGACGCGGTGTGTGCCGAGCCCACCCACTTGACGAAACTCGCCACGCCCGGCCCGCGCCGGAAAAAACTACCGCCAAACCTGCCTGCGCCGCAGGTACCGGCAGCGCTGTTGGCCCAGGTGAGCGCACTGCCTCAAGGACAACCGACCAACACCCTCAACCATTTGCAACTCACATATGACGCGGTCTCCCCGATGGCGCCAAGTGCCGTGATCAAAGACACGCCTATGGATTTGTACCTGCAGCCAGGTCCTGCTCGCGGCATATGGCGCGAGCAGGCAACTGGCGCATTGAGTAGTAAACAGGTGAGCGTCCGCTGGCGCGGGTTGATCGAACTGGCCGCGACGAGCGACGCCGGGCTCGATGGCCTGCCCGCCCAAGAAAGTCGCCTGACGAGCATCGATTTGGTTGGGGACTGGCAAAACCTCAAGCCTGGCAGTGCTCTGGGCTACAGCAAGACGTTGGCTGCCAGCACGGGCAAACCTTTCGTGCAGAAGTTTGAATGCTCGGTGGGTGAATCCTTTCCTGCGGCACAACACTTCGCCTCGCTGCTGGGGCTGGCGCGCAATGTGACGTGCAGCGCAGACAATGGACTGAAGTCCAGTAGCACCTATCTCTACCTGGAGGCCTATGACCTGTTCGTAAAAACCGCTGAAAGGTCCATGCTGCTGGTCCAAGTCAGAAAGCTCAAGGCAGCGCAATAACGGGCAATCCTTAGCAATCCGGTGGAACGGATCGGTACTCAGCCCGTCAGTAGCTCGAACCACTGAGGTGGCGTCATCTTCGTCACCATGATCAGCACAATGACAAACATCCCCAAAAATCCAAAAACGCCCATCCAGAACCATTTTTGATACACGGATGAGTATCGATCATCGAGCGCCCTCCCATCCCCAACCGCGTTCGAAGCCATCACGTATAGCCGCTTCTGGAGCACCAGCACCGGAAGCCAGAGCGCGCCCACGCAAAGAAAGATGATCAACGACGTCATGATCCATGCAGTGGTCAGGGGAAGTCCGGCCAGCCTCAGCAGCAGGTAGCCCGTCCCTATCTGAATAAAGCCCGCCGGCGTGGTAATCCAGGTGTCGAACTGGACGACGGTCCTGGCCACGTGGGCAATAACCTGAGGGTTGGCGGTGCGGCTGGCAGCGATCAGGTAGAGGTAGGACCCCATGCCGAAGCCGAACAGGAAAATGGCAGCAATGATGTGGAGGTACTTCAGGCAAAGATAGAGCATCTGTCAGCCCTGCTCGTCAGAGAAGTGTACAGACAGGCTCAAGTTTTCGGGGTCGTTGATGGCAGCCATGTATTCATCGACGGTAATTTCACCCACGCAGGCCCGAGCACCGGGTGCGGGCAGATACCCTTGGGCGATTTTTGCCGCCAAGGCAACGGCTGCACAGCTGGGAATTTCCGGCCCTTTGTCGTTCATGGCGGTGAGCTGCACGTTCATCGACAGCGGTTCGCCATCGGCACCGATGCCCTGGACGTCGATGTACATTGCGCTTTTGCCATCGCCAAATCGTTCGAACCAGAGTCCCCACCGATGAAGCCTGGCGGCCCAAGGGGCATGGTCACGCACCATCCCCATCCTCATTGCCTGGGCCAGCAGATAGTTGGCAACGCCGCCAAGCTTCAGGCCTGAGCCGGCCTTGAAGCTCAGGGTCTGCGCACCATAGCGGCTGGCGAAGATATCCATGTCCGGCACGTCGACATTGGCCAGTACCCGGGTTCCCATATAGCGCATTCTGCGAAGCGTCAGATCCTGCCATCCCAGGACCTCATGTACCCGGCCACTCCTGAGTTGCTTGATCGGCTTGCCTGCATAGGCCAGAACACCTTCGACGGTGGACAACCCCGGCATCTTGGCCGAAGAGGAAATACCATGCTCGATCGTGTCGATGCGTTTAAAGCGATGCCGCTGCTGATCGATGAGGGCCGCCGAGAGCGTCGGCACTGAGCTGCAACCACTGAGGACCGCGACGCCTGCCTGTTTTGCCCGGGCGTCGAGTGCACCAATGCCGGTGACGAAGGCTCTGGAATCGGACAGGTCGCAGTAGTTCACGCCCGCGTCGATGCAGCTCTCGGCAACGGCATAGGATTGCCCTTGAAATGGGCCGCCGGTATGGATGACCCATTGGATGTTCATCAAGCCCAGGACAGATTTGAAGCCCGCGCCCAAGGCGTCGCCGCACCAGCTTTCACACACAGTGCCCGATTGAGCGTTCAATTCATCGACTTTGCGCTGCAGTTTTTGGGCGTCGCGCCCCGAAATCACCAACTGTACGCCTGGCATCACCACCAGGTGCCTGGAGACGATACTGCCGAAGTTTCCATACCCGCCGACCACCATGACTCTGAGCGTCATTCCTTCCGTCCCTAAATATTCGATGAAGCCCGCAACCTTGCCACAAGGAAGGCTCGGTGGTGTACCCATTGTGGCGGGGGAGCTTGCTCACGATGGTCTTTGTAGGAGCTGCCGAAGGCTGCGATCTTTTGATCTTGATCTTGATCTTGATCTTGATCTTGATCTTGATCTTTCGCTTTTGACTCAATTGTTTGGGACAAGATCGCAGCCTCGTTGCACTCGACAGCTCCTACAACAGCTCCTACAACAGCTGCTCCTACAACAGCGCCTTCGACAGCTCCTACATCGCCGCATTGGCCCCCTGCTGATACTCCCGAGGCGTGCAGCCGAACTCGCGGCGAAACACGGTGTGCAGGTATTGCGCCGATTTGAAGCCACAATTCTGGGCGATGTCGGCAATCGGCGCGTCGGTGTTTTCCAGTCCGTTGGCGGCGGCGGCGAGTTTGAAGCGCAGGATTTCGTCGTGGACGCTGCAACCGCGCTCCTTGCGAAAGTGCGCTTCCAGCGATGAGCGCGACACTCCCACATAGGCCGCCACCTGGGCCGTCTTGATGCCCTGGCAGGCGTATTGGCGGATGAAGAGCAGCGCCTGCATGACATAAGGGTTGCCCAACGGTTGATGCAGGCTCGATACCTGAACGTTGATCGCATCCGGCGGTATCAGGATCTGCGTGCCCGTGGAAGGCATGCCGTGCAGCATCTGATGGAGCAGGCGCGCGGCGGTGCGGCCCATGGTTTCGGTGCCCTGGATCACCGAGCTCAGCGGCACCCGCGTCAGGCTGCGGGTCAGGGGATCGTTGTCGATGCCGATCAACGCCACTTGCTCGGGCACGGCAATCCCGGCGGTCAGGCAGGCTTGCAGCAGCTGCCGGGCGCGGGCGTCGCTGACGGCGATGATGCCGATGGGTTTGGGCAGGCTTTGCAGCCAGGCGATCTGCTGTTCGACGGCGCTGTCCCACAGCGGTGCGCTGGTGCCCATGCCGCGATAGACCTCGGCGTGCAGGCCGTCGCGCTGCACCAGCCGGCGGAAGGCCTTTTCCCGTTCCTGGGCCCAGCGATTGGCTTGTGCTTCAGGCAGGCTGAAACAGGCAAAACGCGTCAACCCGGCCTCGATCAGGTGCTCGTAGGCCAACGTCATCAACGCATCATTGTCGGTGGCGACATAGGGAATGCCCTTGGGGTAGGCGCGTTCATCCTGGTAAGAGCCGCCCACCGCCACCACCGGCAGCTTGATCCCGGCCAGCGCCTCGCCGATCAGTGGGTCGTCGAAGTCGGCGATGATCCCGTCGCCCTGCCAGCGCTCGATGCCTTTCAAGCGACAGAGAAAATCCTCCTCGAGGAACAAGTCCCAGGACGCACGCGTGCTGCTCAGGTAATTGCCGATGCCGCTGATGATGCCGCGGTCGTAGATCTTGCTGCCGTTGAACAACAGAGCAATGCGGTGAACGGGCGGGACGGTTTTCATTGGTTTAACCCTGTGCCGGTCGACACAGACTAGGCGTGCAGCCGACGAATCTCAATACTCAAAATCGAACTGCCCATTGGTGATTTTCATAATCAGCAGCCACAGGGCCGGCGTTAGTATCGAGACACCGCCAAGAATAAAAAGGAAATTGCACATGCCGTACTTCCCCGGTGTCGACAAGATTCGCTACGAGGGCTCCAACAGCGATTCACCGCTTGCCTTCCGTCACTACGACGCCAACAAAGTGGTGCTCGGCAAACCCATGCGCGAGCACCTGCGCATGGCGGTCTGCTACTGGCATACCTTTGTCTGGCCGGGGTCGGATGTGTTCGGTGCCGCCACGTTCAAGCGCCCGTGGCAGCACGCAGGGGATCCCATGGAGGTGGCCATCGGCAAGGCCGAAGCGGCCTTCGAGTTCTTCTCCAAGCTGGGCATCGACTACTACTGCTTCCACGACACCGATGTCGCCCCGGAAGGTAACTCGCTGAAGGACTACCGCAACCACTTCGCCCAGATGGTCGATCACCTGGAGCGCCATCAGGAAGAGACCGGGATCAAGCTGTTGTGGGGCACCGCCAATTGCTTCAGCAACCCGCGTTTTGCCGCCGGCGCCGCCAGCAACCCGGACCCGGAGGTGTTTGCCTGCGCCGCCGCCCAAGTGTTCAGCGCCATGAACGCCACCCAGCGTCTCAAAGGCTCCAACTACGTGTTGTGGGGTGGCCGTGAAGGTTATGAAACCCTGCTCAATACCGACTTGAAACGCGAGCGCGAACAGCTGGGTCGTTTCATGCGCATGGTGGTCGAGCACAAGCACAAGCTCGGCTTCAAGGGCGACCTGCTGATCGAGCCCAAGCCCCAGGAGCCGACCAAGCACCAGTACGATTACGACAGCGCCACGGTGTTCGGTTTCCTGCAACAGTTCGGCCTGGAAAACGAGATCAAGGTCAACATCGAAGCCAACCACGCCACCCTGGCCGGGCACAGCTTCCATCACGAGATCGCCACGGCCGTCTCCCTGGGTATTTTCGGCAGCATCGACGCCAACCGTGGCGACCCGCAGAACGGCTGGGACACCGACCAGTTCCCCAACAGCGTCGAGGAAATGACCCTGGCCACCTATGAAATCCTCAAGGCCGGGGGCTTCGGCAATGGCGGGTTCAACTTCGACTCCAAGGTCCGGCGCCAGAGCGTGGACGATATCGACCTGTTCCACGGCCATGTCGCCGCCATGGACGTCCTGGCCCTTGCCCTGGAACGCGCGGCGGCCATGGTGCAGAACGATCAGTTGCAACAGTTCAAGGACCAGCGCTATGCCGGCTGGCAGCAACCGTTTGGCAAAGAGGTACTGGCCGGTAATTTCAGCCTTGAAACACTGGCCGAGCATGCCTTCGAACACGAGCTGAACCCCCAGGCCGTCAGCGGGCGCCAGGAGATGCTCGAGAACGTGGTCAATCGGTTCATCTACCCCTGACAACGGGCAATGGTCGGGGCACAGGGGCTGTTACATTCGCGCGACAAATCTGTGCCCATGGCGCCCTGCAACGCTCTACAGTTCTACCCGGTATCACGCTCATCGTCAGGCAGTGTCTTTCAAACAACAATAAAAGGACGCACCACATGAATACATTCAAACGTACCCTGCTCGCCGGCGCCCTCGCCCTGCTCTCGCTTCCGGTCATGGCCGATGCGGCCCATCCGAAAATCGGTTTCTCCATCGATGACCTGCGCCTGGAACGCTGGTCGCGGGACCGAGACTACTTCGTCGCGGCGGCGGAAAAACTCGACGCCAAGGTCTTCGTCCAGTCCGCCGATGCCAACGAGCAGAAGCAGATCTCGCAGATCGAAAACCTGATCTCCCGCGGCGTCGATGTGATCGTCATCGTGCCATTCAACGCCACCGTGCTGACCAACGCCATCGCCGAAGCCAAGAAGGCCGGGATCAAGGTCGTGTCCTACGACCGACTGATCCTCAACGCCGATATCGACGCCTACATTTCCTTCGATAACGAAAAGGTCGGCGAGATGCAGGCCAGCGGTGTGCTGAAGGCCGCGCCCAAGGGCAACTACTTCCTGCTCGGTGGCGCCCCCACGGACAACAATGCCAAGGTCCTGCGTGAAGGCCAGATGAAGGTGCTGCAACCGGCCATCGACAAGGGTGACATCAAGATCGTCGGCCAGCAGTGGGTGAAGGAATGGAACCCCACCGAAGCCCTGAGCATCGTGGAAAACGCCCTGACCCGCAACGACAACAAAATCGATGGCATCGTCGCCTCCAACGACGCCACCGCCGGCGGCGCCATCCAGGCCCTGGCCGCACAGAAAATGGCCGGCAAGGTGCCGATCTCTGGCCAGGACGCCGACCTCGCAGCGGTCAAGCGCGTAATCGATGGCACCCAGACCATGACCGTCTACAAGCCGCTGAAGCTGATCGCCTCCGAAGCCGCCAAGCTCTCGGTACAACTGGCGCGCAACGAGAAACCCACCTTCAGCTCGCAATACGACAATGGCAGCAAGAAAGTCGACACCATCCTGCTCACCCCTACTGCGTTGACCAAGGACAACATCGACCTGCTGGAAAAGGACGGGTTCTACACCAAGGCGCAAATAGCCGGGCAGTGACCTGACCAGTCAATCAAGCCCCCTGTGGGAGCGAGCTTGCTCGCGATGACGGCAGCACATCCAACATTGATGCAAGCTGAACCGCCGCTATCGCGAGCAAGCTCGCTTCCACAGGTCACATGGCTTGACTGCCTGCCCCACTGCTGATGTGTGAGCCCTTTTTCATGAGTCCTTGCCATGCCCGACTACCTGCTGCAAATGAACGGTATCGTCAAAACCTTTGGCGGTGTCAAAGCCCTGAACGGCATCGACATCCAGGTCAGGCCGGGTGAGTGTGTCGGCCTGTGCGGTGAAAACGGCGCCGGTAAATCCACGCTGATGAAGGTCCTGTCGGCGGTCTACCCCTACGGCACCTGGGAGGGTGAGATTCTTTGGGACGGCCAGCCGCTCAAGGCGCAATCGATCAGCGAAACCGAAGCCGCCGGGATCGTCATCATTCACCAGGAGCTGACCCTGGTTCCCGACCTGTCGGTGGCTGAAAACATCTTCATGGGCCACGAAATCACGCTTCCCGGCGGACGCATGAACTACCCGGCGATGATCCACCGCGCCGAAGCCCTGATGCGTGAACTCAAAGTACCGGACATGAACGTCTCGCTGCCGGTATCGCAGTACGGCGGTGGCTACCAGCAACTGGTGGAAATCGCCAAGGCGCTGAACAAGCAGGCGCGGCTGTTGATCCTCGATGAGCCCTCCTCGGCCCTGACTCGCTCGGAAATCGAGGTGCTGCTGGACATCATCCGCGACCTCAAGGCCAAGGGCGTCGCCTGCGTCTACATCTCCCATAAACTCGATGAAGTGGCCGCCGTGTGCGACACCATCTCGGTGATCCGCGACGGCAAACACATCGCCACCACCGCTATGACCGACATGGACATCCCGAAGATCATCACCCAGATGGTCGGACGGGAAATGAGCAACCTCTACCCCACCGAACCCCATGACATCGGCGAGGTGATTTTCGAGGCGCGCCACGTCACCTGCTACGACGTCGACAACCCCAGGCGCAAACGGGTCGACGACATTTCATTCGTGCTCAAGCGCGGGGAAATCCTCGGCATCGCCGGACTGGTCGGCGCCGGTCGCACGGAACTGGTCTCGGCGCTGTTCGGCGCCTACCCCGGTCGCTACGAAGGTGAAGTCTGGCTGGACGGCCAGCCCATCGACACGCGCACGCCGCTCAAGTCGATCCGTGCCGGCCTGTGCATGGTTCCCGAAGACCGCAAGCGCCAAGGCATCATTCCAGACCTGGGCGTGGGACAGAACATCACCCTCGCAGTGCTGGACAACTACGCGAAACTGACCCGCATCGATGCCGAAGCCGAACTGAGCAGCATCGACAAGGAGATCTCGCGCATGCACCTCAAGACCGCGAGCCCGCTCCTGCCGATCACCAGCCTCTCCGGTGGCAACCAGCAAAAAGCCGTGCTGGCGAAAATGCTCCTGACCAAACCCCGCGTGCTGATTCTCGATGAACCCACCCGCGGCGTAGACGTCGGCGCCAAGTACGAGATCTACAAGTTGATGGGCGCGCTGGCAGCCGAAGGCGTGTCGATCATCATGGTGTCCTCGGAGCTGGCCGAAGTATTGGGGGTTTCCGACCGCGTGCTGGTGATCGGCGAAGGCCAGTTGCGCGGCGACTTCATCAACCACGAACTGACCCAGGAACAAGTGCTTGCCGCCGCGCTCAGCCATCCCGATGGCCATAACAATAATGATCGGAAGTCCGCGTAGATGAATCAGGTCAAACAACTCTTCAGTCGCTACAAAATGCTCGCCCTGGTGATCGCCGTGGCGATGATCTGGCTGTTCTTCAGCTGGCAGACCGACGGTGGGTTCCTGACCCCGCGCAACCTCTCCAACCTGCTGCGGCAGATGTCCATCACGGGCATTCTCGCCTGCGGCATGGTGCTGGTGATCATCAGCGGCGAGAT encodes:
- a CDS encoding DUF2269 family protein, coding for MLYLCLKYLHIIAAIFLFGFGMGSYLYLIAASRTANPQVIAHVARTVVQFDTWITTPAGFIQIGTGYLLLRLAGLPLTTAWIMTSLIIFLCVGALWLPVLVLQKRLYVMASNAVGDGRALDDRYSSVYQKWFWMGVFGFLGMFVIVLIMVTKMTPPQWFELLTG
- a CDS encoding saccharopine dehydrogenase NADP-binding domain-containing protein, which codes for MTLRVMVVGGYGNFGSIVSRHLVVMPGVQLVISGRDAQKLQRKVDELNAQSGTVCESWCGDALGAGFKSVLGLMNIQWVIHTGGPFQGQSYAVAESCIDAGVNYCDLSDSRAFVTGIGALDARAKQAGVAVLSGCSSVPTLSAALIDQQRHRFKRIDTIEHGISSSAKMPGLSTVEGVLAYAGKPIKQLRSGRVHEVLGWQDLTLRRMRYMGTRVLANVDVPDMDIFASRYGAQTLSFKAGSGLKLGGVANYLLAQAMRMGMVRDHAPWAARLHRWGLWFERFGDGKSAMYIDVQGIGADGEPLSMNVQLTAMNDKGPEIPSCAAVALAAKIAQGYLPAPGARACVGEITVDEYMAAINDPENLSLSVHFSDEQG
- a CDS encoding XylR family transcriptional regulator, whose product is MKTVPPVHRIALLFNGSKIYDRGIISGIGNYLSSTRASWDLFLEEDFLCRLKGIERWQGDGIIADFDDPLIGEALAGIKLPVVAVGGSYQDERAYPKGIPYVATDNDALMTLAYEHLIEAGLTRFACFSLPEAQANRWAQEREKAFRRLVQRDGLHAEVYRGMGTSAPLWDSAVEQQIAWLQSLPKPIGIIAVSDARARQLLQACLTAGIAVPEQVALIGIDNDPLTRSLTRVPLSSVIQGTETMGRTAARLLHQMLHGMPSTGTQILIPPDAINVQVSSLHQPLGNPYVMQALLFIRQYACQGIKTAQVAAYVGVSRSSLEAHFRKERGCSVHDEILRFKLAAAANGLENTDAPIADIAQNCGFKSAQYLHTVFRREFGCTPREYQQGANAAM
- the xylA gene encoding xylose isomerase produces the protein MPYFPGVDKIRYEGSNSDSPLAFRHYDANKVVLGKPMREHLRMAVCYWHTFVWPGSDVFGAATFKRPWQHAGDPMEVAIGKAEAAFEFFSKLGIDYYCFHDTDVAPEGNSLKDYRNHFAQMVDHLERHQEETGIKLLWGTANCFSNPRFAAGAASNPDPEVFACAAAQVFSAMNATQRLKGSNYVLWGGREGYETLLNTDLKREREQLGRFMRMVVEHKHKLGFKGDLLIEPKPQEPTKHQYDYDSATVFGFLQQFGLENEIKVNIEANHATLAGHSFHHEIATAVSLGIFGSIDANRGDPQNGWDTDQFPNSVEEMTLATYEILKAGGFGNGGFNFDSKVRRQSVDDIDLFHGHVAAMDVLALALERAAAMVQNDQLQQFKDQRYAGWQQPFGKEVLAGNFSLETLAEHAFEHELNPQAVSGRQEMLENVVNRFIYP
- the xylF gene encoding D-xylose ABC transporter substrate-binding protein gives rise to the protein MNTFKRTLLAGALALLSLPVMADAAHPKIGFSIDDLRLERWSRDRDYFVAAAEKLDAKVFVQSADANEQKQISQIENLISRGVDVIVIVPFNATVLTNAIAEAKKAGIKVVSYDRLILNADIDAYISFDNEKVGEMQASGVLKAAPKGNYFLLGGAPTDNNAKVLREGQMKVLQPAIDKGDIKIVGQQWVKEWNPTEALSIVENALTRNDNKIDGIVASNDATAGGAIQALAAQKMAGKVPISGQDADLAAVKRVIDGTQTMTVYKPLKLIASEAAKLSVQLARNEKPTFSSQYDNGSKKVDTILLTPTALTKDNIDLLEKDGFYTKAQIAGQ
- the xylG gene encoding D-xylose ABC transporter ATP-binding protein; translation: MPDYLLQMNGIVKTFGGVKALNGIDIQVRPGECVGLCGENGAGKSTLMKVLSAVYPYGTWEGEILWDGQPLKAQSISETEAAGIVIIHQELTLVPDLSVAENIFMGHEITLPGGRMNYPAMIHRAEALMRELKVPDMNVSLPVSQYGGGYQQLVEIAKALNKQARLLILDEPSSALTRSEIEVLLDIIRDLKAKGVACVYISHKLDEVAAVCDTISVIRDGKHIATTAMTDMDIPKIITQMVGREMSNLYPTEPHDIGEVIFEARHVTCYDVDNPRRKRVDDISFVLKRGEILGIAGLVGAGRTELVSALFGAYPGRYEGEVWLDGQPIDTRTPLKSIRAGLCMVPEDRKRQGIIPDLGVGQNITLAVLDNYAKLTRIDAEAELSSIDKEISRMHLKTASPLLPITSLSGGNQQKAVLAKMLLTKPRVLILDEPTRGVDVGAKYEIYKLMGALAAEGVSIIMVSSELAEVLGVSDRVLVIGEGQLRGDFINHELTQEQVLAAALSHPDGHNNNDRKSA